A genomic window from Leptolyngbya sp. BL0902 includes:
- a CDS encoding ABC transporter permease: MASPFSKPTWQSLFTAVMYGFMYFPIIVLAVYSFNGSRYSTNWEGFSLQWYRALFQDRRIFAALMDSLTIAGVAVAVSAVLGTLMAIGLAKYRFWGKGLYRGVSYLPLIIPDIAIAVATLVFLTSVAIPLSLGTVIAAHMVFCLAYIAVVVSSRLQNLDPNLEEAALDLGATPFQAMMQVLIPQLAPGIFAGCLLAFVLSMDDLLISSFTAGGGVNPLPLEIFSRVRTGVKPDINALSVVLITGSALLSGLAEYIRYRSNRRQRQQA; this comes from the coding sequence ATGGCCTCCCCCTTCTCCAAACCTACCTGGCAAAGCCTCTTCACTGCCGTGATGTACGGCTTCATGTATTTCCCGATCATCGTGCTGGCGGTGTACAGCTTCAACGGTTCTCGCTACAGCACCAACTGGGAAGGGTTTAGTTTGCAGTGGTATCGGGCGCTGTTTCAGGATCGGCGGATTTTTGCGGCGCTGATGGATAGCCTGACCATTGCGGGGGTGGCGGTGGCGGTATCGGCGGTGCTGGGCACCCTAATGGCGATTGGGCTGGCCAAGTATCGCTTTTGGGGCAAGGGGCTTTATCGCGGCGTGTCCTACCTGCCGCTGATTATTCCCGACATTGCCATTGCGGTGGCCACCCTGGTGTTTCTCACCTCCGTGGCCATTCCCCTCAGCCTGGGGACTGTGATTGCGGCCCACATGGTCTTTTGCTTGGCCTACATTGCGGTGGTGGTCTCCAGTCGGCTGCAAAACTTGGATCCTAACCTAGAGGAAGCTGCCCTAGACCTAGGGGCGACACCGTTCCAAGCCATGATGCAGGTGTTGATTCCTCAGTTAGCACCGGGCATTTTTGCGGGCTGTTTGCTGGCCTTTGTGCTGAGCATGGATGATTTGCTGATCTCCAGCTTTACGGCAGGGGGCGGCGTCAACCCCTTGCCCCTAGAGATTTTCAGCCGGGTTCGCACCGGGGTAAAGCCCGACATCAACGCCCTCAGTGTGGTGCTGATTACCGGGTCGGCCCTGCTGTCGGGG